In Acinonyx jubatus isolate Ajub_Pintada_27869175 chromosome B3, VMU_Ajub_asm_v1.0, whole genome shotgun sequence, a genomic segment contains:
- the RPP25 gene encoding ribonuclease P protein subunit p25, which yields MAKPASPRSGQRRRMENFRKVRSEEAPVGGGAEGGGAGPGPFADLAPGAVHMRVKEGSKIRNLLAFATASMAQPATRAIVFSGCGRATTKTVTCAEILKRRLAGLHQVTRLRYRSVREVWQSLPPGPTPGQEPGEPAASLSVLKNVPSLAILLSKDALDPCQPGYQPPNSHPAPSSQPTAPTSKRSLGEPAAGEGSAKRSQPEPSATEEDQTA from the coding sequence ATGGCGAAGCCCGCGTCCCCGCGGTCCGGGCAACGACGGCGCATGGAGAACTTCCGTAAGGTGCGCTCGGAGGAGGcgccggtggggggcggggccgaGGGGGGCGGCGCGGGCCCCGGCCCTTTCGCGGACCTGGCGCCGGGAGCCGTGCACATGCGGGTCAAAGAGGGCAGCAAGATCCGGAACCTGCTGGCTTTCGCCACCGCCAGCATGGCGCAGCCAGCCACGCGCGCCATCGTCTTCAGCGGCTGCGGTCGGGCCACCACCAAGACCGTCACGTGCGCAGAGATCCTCAAGCGCCGCCTGGCGGGCCTGCATCAGGTCACGCGGCTGCGCTACCGGAGCGTGCGCGAGGTGTGGCAGAGCCTCCCGCCGGGGCCCACACCGGGTCAGGAGCCTGGTGAGCCGGCCGCCAGTCTCAGTGTACTTAAGAACGTGCCCAGCCTCGCCATCCTACTTTCCAAGGATGCACTGGATCCCTGCCAACCCGGCTATCAGCCCCCGAACTCCCATCCTGCACCCTCGTCCCAGCCAACTGCACCGACGTCCAAGAGGAGCCTAGGGGAACCCGCAGCTGGAGAAGGCTCAGCGAAgcggtcacaacctgagccaagtGCTACGGAAGAGGACCAGACGGCCTGA
- the LOC106979393 gene encoding cytochrome c oxidase subunit 5A, mitochondrial, producing MLGAALRRCAVAAAAAPRASPRGLLYPAPGPGSAAAVQSVRCYSHGSHETDEEFDARWVTYFNKPDIDAWELRKGMNTLVGYDLVPEPKIIDAALRACRRLNDFASAVRILEVVKDKAGPHKEIYPYVIQELRPTLNELGISTPEELGLDKV from the exons ATGCTCGGCGCCGCTCTCCGCCGTTGCGCTGTAGCAGCAGCCGCAGCCCCCCGTGCCAGCCCCCGAGGCCTCCTGTACCCAGCTCCGGGTCCCGGCTCCGCCGCCG CTGTCCAGTCAGTTCGCTGCTACTCCCATGGGTCACATGAAACAGATGAGGAGTTTGATGCTCGCTGGGTGACATACTTCAACAAGCCAGATATTGACGCCTGGGAATTGCGTAAAG GAATGAACACGCTTGTTGGCTATGATCTGGTTCCAGAACCTAAAATCATTGATGCTGCTTTGCGGGCATGCAGACGGTTAAATGATTTTGCTAGTGCAGTTCGCATCCTAGAGGTTGTTAAG GACAAAGCAGGACCTCATAAGGAAATCTACCCCTATGTCATCCAGGAACTTAGACCAACTTTAAATGAACTGGGAATCTCCACTCCAGAGGAACTGGGCCTTGACAAAGTGTAA